In the Pseudomonas sp. DTU_2021_1001937_2_SI_NGA_ILE_001 genome, one interval contains:
- the rfbD gene encoding dTDP-4-dehydrorhamnose reductase encodes MKILITGQHGQVSRHLQHSLADLGELCVLGRERLDLGQSGQILAAVRAERPDLIVNAAAHTAVDQAESEPDLAHALNATAPGLLAEAAAELGVPLIHYSTDYVFDGRKPAPYTEQDAPNPLSVYGTSKLAGEQAIQAVGGQHLILRTSWVYSLQGRNFLLTMHKLLQEREELRVVADQIGAPTWAGSIAHSTRQLIERWRDGQAGEWGVYHLTAQGETSWFGFAQAIGAQLAAQGKPCARLEPIPTSAYPTPATRPLNSRLDCSRLAQQWGVSQPDWHDALLECLAAQRQA; translated from the coding sequence ATGAAGATCCTCATCACCGGTCAGCACGGCCAGGTTTCCCGCCACCTGCAGCACAGCCTGGCCGATCTGGGCGAGCTGTGCGTGCTGGGCCGTGAACGCCTGGACCTGGGCCAGAGCGGGCAGATTCTCGCCGCGGTGCGCGCCGAGCGCCCCGACCTGATCGTCAACGCCGCCGCGCACACCGCCGTGGACCAGGCTGAAAGCGAGCCCGACCTGGCGCACGCACTCAACGCCACCGCGCCCGGCCTGCTGGCCGAGGCCGCCGCCGAGCTGGGCGTGCCGCTGATCCACTATTCCACCGACTACGTGTTCGACGGGCGCAAACCCGCACCCTACACCGAGCAGGACGCGCCCAACCCGCTGAGCGTCTATGGCACCAGCAAGCTGGCCGGCGAGCAGGCCATCCAGGCGGTCGGCGGCCAGCATCTGATCCTGCGTACCAGCTGGGTCTATTCGCTGCAGGGCCGCAACTTCCTGCTGACCATGCACAAGCTGCTGCAGGAGCGCGAGGAACTGCGCGTGGTCGCCGACCAGATCGGCGCGCCGACCTGGGCCGGCAGCATCGCCCACAGCACCCGGCAACTGATCGAGCGCTGGCGCGACGGCCAGGCCGGTGAGTGGGGCGTCTACCACCTCACGGCACAGGGCGAGACCTCGTGGTTCGGCTTTGCCCAGGCCATCGGCGCGCAACTGGCCGCCCAGGGCAAGCCCTGCGCACGCCTGGAGCCGATCCCGACCAGCGCCTACCCCACGCCGGCCACCCGGCCGCTCAATTCGCGCCTGGACTGCAGCCGCCTGG
- the rfbC gene encoding dTDP-4-dehydrorhamnose 3,5-epimerase encodes MNVIATQLPEVVIIEPKVFGDDRGFFYESFNARAFSEATGLNPQFVQDNHSRSQKGVLRGLHYQIENAQGKLVRVTAGEVLDVAVDIRRGSPNFGQWVAVRLSASNFRQLWIPEGFAHGFVVLSESAEFLYKTTDFYTPSAERCIRWDDPELAIDWQLEGVTPLLSAKDQQGKRLSEAELFI; translated from the coding sequence GTGAATGTGATTGCCACACAGTTGCCCGAGGTCGTCATCATCGAACCCAAGGTGTTCGGCGATGACCGGGGCTTCTTCTACGAGAGTTTCAATGCCCGGGCCTTCAGCGAAGCCACCGGGCTGAATCCGCAGTTCGTCCAGGACAATCACTCCCGTTCGCAGAAAGGCGTGCTGCGCGGCCTGCATTACCAGATCGAAAACGCGCAGGGCAAACTGGTGCGGGTCACCGCCGGTGAAGTGCTCGACGTCGCGGTGGACATCCGCCGCGGCTCGCCGAACTTCGGCCAGTGGGTGGCGGTGCGCCTGTCGGCCAGCAACTTCCGCCAGCTGTGGATTCCTGAAGGCTTCGCCCACGGCTTCGTGGTGCTCAGCGAATCCGCCGAGTTCCTCTACAAGACCACCGACTTCTACACCCCCTCGGCCGAGCGCTGCATCCGCTGGGACGACCCGGAGCTGGCCATCGACTGGCAGCTGGAGGGCGTCACGCCGCTGCTGTCGGCCAAGGACCAGCAGGGCAAGCGCCTGAGCGAGGCCGAACTGTTCATATGA